The Bryobacteraceae bacterium genome includes a window with the following:
- the hisD gene encoding histidinol dehydrogenase, whose amino-acid sequence MVRILTSREAGRLLKRRAARLDEAEAVVKPILEDVQRRGDPAVLEYAKRFDGFDGRSVRVSGRELEAAARGLAREFRQALRVSEKNVAAFARMQLPQPRRIAPAPGLKLSQIVRPLDAAAAYIPSGRYPLPSTVVMTVVPARVAGVETILVCTPKPAPEILGAAHLLGATHVFQMGGAHAIAAFAYGTKTVPRADRIVGPGNIYVAAAKKLLAGEVGIDFVAGPSEILLIAEDGDPRAIAADMLAQAEHDDDASAILLTPSRRLAEAVAKEVASQLETLPTAATARTALKRNSAILVVSSLEEAVELSNRFAPEHLSIPDASLLKKVRHAGSVFVGPWSPEAAGDYASGPNHVLPTSGAARLRGGLSAADFVKVISVQELSGQALRRLAPSITALARAEGLEAHARSVEVRFEKKGGRQC is encoded by the coding sequence ATGGTGCGCATACTGACATCCAGAGAAGCCGGGCGGCTGCTGAAGCGCCGCGCAGCGCGGCTCGATGAAGCCGAAGCGGTGGTGAAGCCGATTCTCGAAGACGTGCAGCGGCGCGGCGACCCGGCGGTGCTCGAATACGCAAAGCGGTTCGACGGATTCGACGGCCGCTCCGTGCGGGTGTCCGGGCGCGAGCTGGAGGCCGCTGCCCGCGGGCTTGCGCGTGAATTCCGGCAGGCGCTGCGCGTCAGCGAAAAGAACGTGGCCGCGTTCGCGCGCATGCAGTTGCCGCAGCCGCGCAGGATCGCGCCGGCGCCGGGACTGAAGCTGAGCCAGATTGTGCGGCCGCTGGATGCTGCGGCGGCCTACATTCCTTCGGGCCGCTATCCGCTGCCGTCAACGGTGGTGATGACCGTGGTTCCGGCGAGGGTGGCGGGCGTCGAGACGATTCTCGTGTGCACGCCGAAGCCGGCGCCGGAGATTCTGGGCGCGGCCCATCTGCTGGGGGCGACGCACGTATTCCAGATGGGCGGAGCGCACGCGATTGCGGCATTCGCGTACGGGACGAAAACCGTGCCGCGCGCGGACCGCATCGTGGGACCCGGCAACATCTATGTGGCCGCAGCCAAGAAGCTGCTGGCCGGAGAAGTCGGCATCGATTTTGTTGCCGGGCCGAGCGAGATCCTGCTGATCGCCGAGGACGGCGATCCGCGCGCCATCGCGGCCGACATGCTGGCGCAGGCGGAGCACGACGATGACGCGTCCGCGATTCTCCTGACGCCGTCGCGCCGGCTGGCCGAAGCCGTGGCGAAGGAGGTGGCATCGCAGCTGGAGACGCTGCCCACGGCGGCCACGGCGCGGACGGCGCTGAAGCGCAACTCGGCGATTCTCGTGGTGTCGAGCCTCGAGGAAGCAGTCGAACTGTCGAACCGTTTCGCGCCCGAGCATCTGTCGATTCCCGATGCTTCGCTGCTGAAGAAGGTGCGGCACGCGGGCAGCGTGTTTGTGGGTCCGTGGAGCCCCGAGGCGGCGGGCGACTATGCTTCGGGACCGAACCACGTGCTGCCGACGTCCGGCGCGGCGCGGCTGCGCGGCGGGCTGTCGGCGGCGGATTTCGTGAAGGTGATTTCGGTGCAGGAGCTGAGCGGGCAGGCGCTGCGCCGGCTGGCGCCGTCCATCACGGCGCTTGCGCGCGCCGAAGGGCTGGAGGCGCACGCGCGGAGCGTGGAGGTGCGGTTCGAGAAGAAAGGCGGCAGGCAATGCTGA
- a CDS encoding 1-(5-phosphoribosyl)-5-[(5-phosphoribosylamino) methylideneamino] imidazole-4-carboxamide isomerase, with amino-acid sequence MIIPCIDLMDGKVVQLVQGREKALEGAPPLEMLERFRRFPEIQVIDLDAAMGRGDNTEIVEMLASRARIRAGGGVRTPERARRLVEAGAAKVIVGTAAFHLPTLEAISQAAGRERVMAAIDSKGGRITVKGWTEQLDKSAEDVLNDLQPYCSGFLATYVDKEGMMQGTDLEWFARLRRATSLPITAAGGITTMEEIRALTAMGIDCALGMAIYTGRLDLDELARMNEA; translated from the coding sequence ATGATCATTCCGTGCATTGATCTGATGGACGGCAAGGTGGTGCAGCTCGTGCAGGGGCGCGAGAAGGCGCTGGAGGGCGCGCCGCCGCTGGAGATGCTGGAACGGTTCCGGCGGTTCCCGGAGATTCAGGTGATCGATCTGGACGCGGCCATGGGGCGTGGCGACAACACGGAGATTGTGGAAATGCTGGCGTCGCGGGCGCGGATCCGGGCGGGAGGGGGCGTGCGGACGCCGGAGCGGGCGCGCCGGCTGGTGGAGGCGGGCGCGGCGAAGGTGATCGTCGGCACGGCCGCGTTTCATCTGCCGACGCTCGAGGCGATCTCGCAGGCGGCGGGACGGGAGCGGGTGATGGCGGCGATCGACTCCAAGGGCGGCAGGATCACGGTGAAGGGGTGGACGGAGCAGCTCGACAAATCGGCCGAGGATGTTTTAAACGATCTGCAACCGTATTGTTCCGGCTTCCTTGCGACGTATGTCGACAAGGAGGGCATGATGCAGGGCACGGATCTGGAGTGGTTCGCGCGGCTGCGGCGGGCGACCTCGCTGCCGATCACGGCGGCGGGCGGGATCACGACGATGGAGGAGATCCGGGCGCTGACGGCGATGGGGATCGACTGCGCTCTGGGGATGGCGATCTACACCGGGCGCCTGGACCTGGACGAGCTGGCGAGGATGAACGAAGCATGA
- a CDS encoding haloacid dehalogenase gives MSRPVIVFDMDGVLVDVTASYRAAIIETIRHFTGVTVTAESVQEWKNRGGYNNDWVLCHHYCRELGVDLKYETVVDYFNEIFFGRNNDGLIAREWWVPQDGLLERLAARYRLAIFTGRNRRELEATLNRFVRGPLFEVTITTDDIDNGKPAPDGLYEIARRTGAEIAAFLGDTVDDAGSARAAGVPFIGVAAAGAPMRERLVEALRGAGAAAVIENVNELEGVLPR, from the coding sequence ATGAGCCGGCCGGTGATCGTGTTCGACATGGACGGGGTGCTGGTGGACGTGACGGCCAGCTACCGGGCGGCGATCATCGAGACGATCCGCCACTTCACGGGCGTGACGGTGACGGCGGAGTCCGTGCAGGAGTGGAAGAACCGCGGCGGGTACAACAATGACTGGGTGCTGTGCCATCACTACTGCCGCGAGCTGGGCGTGGATCTGAAGTACGAAACGGTGGTCGATTACTTCAACGAGATTTTCTTCGGCCGGAACAACGACGGACTGATCGCGCGCGAGTGGTGGGTTCCGCAGGACGGGCTGCTGGAGAGGCTGGCCGCGCGCTACCGGCTGGCGATTTTCACCGGGCGCAACCGGCGGGAGCTGGAGGCGACGCTGAACCGTTTTGTGCGCGGACCGCTGTTCGAGGTGACCATCACGACGGACGACATCGACAACGGCAAGCCGGCGCCGGACGGGCTGTACGAAATCGCGCGGCGCACGGGCGCGGAAATCGCCGCGTTTCTGGGCGACACCGTCGACGATGCGGGCAGCGCCCGCGCCGCGGGGGTGCCGTTTATCGGCGTCGCTGCCGCGGGCGCGCCGATGCGGGAGCGGCTGGTGGAAGCGCTGCGCGGAGCGGGCGCGGCGGCGGTGATCGAAAACGTCAATGAACTGGAAGGAGTGCTTCCGCGGTGA
- the hisG gene encoding ATP phosphoribosyltransferase: MKLKLGIPKGSLENATIDLFRRAGFQITTSSRSYFPAIDDPEIECMMIRAQEMARYVEDGVLDAGLTGRDWVLENEADVVTVADLIYAKQSFGKVRWVLAVPESSPVQSVKDLEGKIIATELVGATKRYLAQHGVKAKVEFSWGATEVKPPYLADAIVEVTETGSSLRANKLRIVEVIMESNTQLVANRQAWEDPWKRRKLEDIRLLLEGAISALGKVGLMLNVHRDNLQQVLSVLPALKNPTVSPLSDGEWLAVNTILDESTVRTIIPRLKEAGAQGIVEYPLNKIVM; encoded by the coding sequence ATGAAGCTGAAACTGGGCATTCCGAAGGGCTCTCTGGAAAACGCGACGATCGACCTGTTCCGCCGGGCGGGCTTCCAGATCACGACGTCGTCGCGGTCGTATTTCCCGGCGATCGACGATCCGGAGATCGAGTGCATGATGATCCGCGCGCAGGAGATGGCGCGGTATGTCGAGGACGGCGTGCTGGACGCGGGACTGACGGGCCGCGACTGGGTGCTGGAGAACGAGGCCGATGTGGTGACGGTGGCGGACCTCATCTACGCCAAGCAAAGCTTCGGGAAGGTGCGCTGGGTGCTGGCGGTGCCGGAGTCGTCGCCGGTGCAGAGCGTGAAGGATCTCGAAGGGAAAATCATCGCCACGGAGCTGGTGGGCGCGACGAAGCGCTATCTGGCGCAGCACGGAGTGAAGGCGAAGGTCGAGTTCTCGTGGGGCGCAACGGAAGTCAAGCCGCCCTACCTGGCCGATGCGATCGTCGAGGTGACCGAGACAGGCTCTTCGCTGCGGGCCAACAAGCTGCGGATTGTGGAAGTGATCATGGAGTCGAACACGCAGCTGGTGGCCAACCGGCAGGCGTGGGAAGATCCCTGGAAGCGGCGCAAGCTGGAAGACATCCGGCTGCTGCTGGAAGGCGCCATCAGCGCCCTGGGCAAGGTGGGGCTGATGCTGAACGTGCACCGCGACAATCTGCAGCAGGTGCTGTCGGTGCTGCCGGCGCTGAAGAACCCGACGGTGAGCCCGCTGAGCGACGGCGAGTGGCTGGCGGTGAACACGATTCTCGATGAATCCACCGTGCGCACGATCATCCCGCGGCTGAAGGAAGCGGGCGCGCAGGGCATTGTCGAGTATCCGCTGAACAAGATCGTGATGTAG
- a CDS encoding phosphoadenylyl-sulfate reductase → MNVLDEARSVLSSALERHGGAACLTCSFQAEDMAVLHMAREFAPDLPVLFLETGYHFPETLAYRDEMAERWGLRLVNLEARLSREEHEAHFGILHKTNPSECCRLRKVEPLLAGLEPYDLWITGLRREQSPTRRHLQMEEKHTLPSGREIVKLNPLAAWTWRDVMAYCAANEIPLLPLYGQGYTSIGCAPCTAKPADPSNPRSGRWGGVKLECGIHTFDREGGS, encoded by the coding sequence ATGAACGTGCTGGACGAGGCGAGATCGGTTCTGTCTTCCGCTCTGGAGCGGCATGGAGGCGCGGCGTGCCTGACGTGCAGCTTCCAGGCCGAAGACATGGCGGTGCTGCACATGGCGCGGGAATTTGCGCCGGATTTGCCCGTGCTTTTTCTGGAAACGGGCTATCACTTCCCGGAAACACTGGCTTACCGGGACGAAATGGCGGAGCGTTGGGGCCTGCGGCTGGTGAATCTCGAGGCGCGCCTTTCCAGGGAAGAGCACGAGGCGCACTTCGGAATTCTGCACAAAACGAATCCCTCGGAGTGCTGCCGGCTGCGCAAGGTGGAGCCGCTGCTCGCGGGGCTGGAGCCTTACGATCTGTGGATCACCGGGCTGCGGCGCGAGCAATCTCCCACGCGGCGGCATTTGCAGATGGAGGAGAAGCACACGCTGCCGTCGGGCCGGGAGATCGTGAAGCTGAATCCGCTGGCGGCGTGGACGTGGCGGGACGTGATGGCCTACTGCGCGGCCAACGAGATTCCGCTGCTGCCGCTGTATGGGCAGGGCTACACAAGCATCGGGTGCGCGCCGTGCACGGCGAAGCCCGCGGATCCGTCGAATCCGCGGTCAGGGCGGTGGGGCGGCGTGAAGCTCGAGTGCGGCATCCACACGTTCGACCGGGAGGGCGGGTCATGA
- the hisF gene encoding imidazole glycerol phosphate synthase subunit HisF, protein MLARRIIPCLDVTGGRVVKGVNFVGLRDAGDPVELAARYNEQGADELVFLDITASSDEREIMAGVVARTAREVFIPLTVGGGIRSVEDARRILHSGADKVSVNTAAVRRPELITEISREFGSQACVLAIDARRNGRGGWNVYTRGGRVDEGIDAVEWAARGEELGAGEILLTSMDADGVQQGFDCELTRAVSRATRIPVIASGGGGRPEHFIEVLTEGEADAALAASIFHYGTYTVGQLKEELRRAGIPVRVLG, encoded by the coding sequence ATGCTGGCAAGACGCATCATTCCCTGCCTGGACGTGACGGGCGGACGCGTGGTGAAGGGCGTGAACTTCGTGGGGCTTCGCGATGCCGGCGATCCTGTGGAGCTGGCGGCGCGCTACAACGAGCAGGGCGCCGACGAGCTGGTGTTTCTGGACATCACGGCCTCGAGCGACGAGCGCGAGATCATGGCCGGCGTGGTGGCGCGCACCGCGCGCGAGGTGTTCATTCCGCTCACGGTGGGAGGAGGCATCCGGAGCGTCGAAGACGCGCGGCGCATCCTGCACAGCGGCGCGGACAAGGTGAGCGTGAACACGGCGGCGGTGCGGCGGCCGGAGCTGATCACGGAGATCAGCCGCGAATTCGGCTCGCAGGCATGCGTGCTGGCGATCGACGCGCGGCGCAACGGGCGCGGCGGCTGGAACGTGTACACGCGCGGGGGGCGCGTGGACGAGGGGATCGACGCAGTGGAGTGGGCGGCCCGCGGCGAGGAGCTGGGGGCGGGCGAGATCCTGCTGACATCGATGGACGCGGATGGCGTGCAGCAGGGCTTCGACTGCGAGCTGACGCGCGCCGTGAGCCGGGCGACGCGGATTCCGGTGATCGCTTCCGGCGGCGGAGGCAGGCCGGAACATTTCATCGAGGTTTTGACGGAAGGCGAAGCGGACGCCGCGCTGGCGGCGTCGATCTTCCACTACGGGACGTATACGGTCGGACAGCTCAAGGAAGAGCTGAGGCGCGCCGGGATTCCCGTGAGGGTGCTCGGATGA
- the pyrD gene encoding dihydroorotate dehydrogenase B (NAD(+)), catalytic subunit, with amino-acid sequence MAGDPLSPRLRTTLFGLEFSNPVIAASGTFGYGVEMAPIVPLRKLGGFVVKGLSREPIRGNPPPRLWETQGGMINSVGLQNVGVRAFVRDKLPLLRGCGTRVIANVFGYEVEDYCEVIRVLEDAEGVDAYELNVSCPNTKHGGMFFSSDPRLLAEVAGAAAQAARRPVIVKLSPNVARIDEMARAAEESGAAAVSLVNTFLGLAIDARTRRPRLGAGYGGVSGPAIKPLALRLVREAARAVKIPVIGLGGILTGEDAAEFLIAGASAVEVGTATMADPTAPVRIAAELDEFLSEEGVERASSLVGTLEWPS; translated from the coding sequence ATGGCCGGAGATCCGCTGTCGCCGAGATTGCGCACGACGCTGTTCGGGCTGGAATTCTCGAACCCTGTGATCGCCGCGTCGGGAACGTTCGGCTATGGCGTGGAGATGGCGCCAATCGTACCGCTGCGCAAGCTGGGCGGATTCGTGGTGAAGGGGCTGTCGCGCGAGCCGATCCGCGGCAACCCGCCGCCGCGGCTGTGGGAGACGCAGGGCGGGATGATCAACTCGGTGGGGCTGCAGAACGTGGGCGTACGGGCGTTCGTCCGGGACAAGCTTCCGCTGCTGCGGGGATGCGGCACGCGGGTGATCGCCAACGTGTTCGGCTACGAGGTGGAGGACTACTGCGAAGTCATCCGTGTGCTGGAGGACGCGGAAGGGGTGGACGCCTACGAGCTGAACGTCTCCTGCCCGAATACAAAACACGGAGGAATGTTTTTTTCCTCCGATCCGCGGCTGCTGGCCGAAGTGGCGGGTGCGGCGGCGCAGGCGGCGCGCCGGCCGGTGATCGTGAAGCTGTCGCCGAACGTGGCGCGGATCGACGAAATGGCGCGCGCGGCGGAAGAGAGCGGGGCGGCGGCGGTCTCGCTGGTGAACACGTTTCTGGGACTCGCCATTGATGCGCGGACGAGGCGTCCGAGGCTGGGCGCGGGCTACGGCGGAGTTTCCGGACCGGCGATCAAGCCGCTGGCGCTGCGGCTGGTGCGCGAGGCGGCGCGGGCGGTGAAAATCCCGGTGATCGGGCTGGGCGGGATCCTGACCGGCGAGGACGCCGCGGAGTTTCTGATCGCGGGAGCGAGCGCGGTCGAGGTGGGCACGGCGACGATGGCGGACCCGACAGCGCCCGTGCGGATCGCGGCGGAGCTGGACGAGTTTCTGAGCGAAGAGGGCGTAGAACGCGCGTCGTCGCTCGTGGGGACGCTCGAATGGCCGTCGTAG
- the hisI gene encoding phosphoribosyl-AMP cyclohydrolase, translated as MELDFDKSGGLVPAIVQDWRDGRVLMVGFMNREAFEKTVETGFVTFFSRSRNKLWMKGETSGHRLVVKAMQTDCDQDAVLLQVEALGPGVCHNGYRSCFYRTWDNGGWRVTEPQTYDPGKVY; from the coding sequence ATGGAACTGGACTTTGACAAGTCTGGCGGGCTGGTGCCCGCCATCGTACAGGACTGGCGCGACGGGCGCGTGCTGATGGTGGGCTTCATGAACCGCGAGGCGTTCGAGAAGACGGTGGAGACCGGGTTCGTGACGTTCTTCAGCCGCTCGCGCAACAAGCTGTGGATGAAGGGCGAGACGAGCGGGCACCGGCTGGTGGTGAAAGCCATGCAGACCGATTGCGACCAGGACGCCGTCCTGCTGCAAGTGGAGGCGCTGGGACCGGGGGTCTGCCACAACGGCTACCGGTCGTGCTTTTACCGCACTTGGGACAACGGCGGCTGGCGCGTGACCGAGCCGCAGACGTACGACCCTGGAAAGGTGTACTGA
- a CDS encoding imidazole glycerol phosphate synthase subunit HisH has translation MITVVNYGAGNLRSVTNTLEALGAQYEVTQDAAAVEAARAVILPGVGHFGQMMEALDRLRLREALTAKARSGAPLLGICLGLQAMFEASEEAPEQKGLGLFPGAVKRFPAGVRCPHMGWNTVRAVGASRLLEGLGEAPYFYFANSYYCPAGAHAAALCEYAVEFCALLESGNVFGVQFHPEKSGPAGLRVMKNFLSLAGAGE, from the coding sequence ATGATCACCGTCGTCAATTACGGCGCGGGGAATCTGCGCTCGGTGACCAACACGCTGGAGGCGCTGGGGGCGCAGTACGAGGTGACGCAGGACGCCGCGGCTGTGGAAGCAGCGCGGGCGGTGATCCTGCCGGGCGTGGGGCATTTCGGGCAGATGATGGAGGCGCTGGACCGGCTGCGCCTGAGGGAAGCTCTGACTGCAAAGGCGCGCTCAGGCGCGCCGCTGCTGGGCATCTGCCTGGGCCTGCAGGCGATGTTCGAGGCAAGCGAAGAAGCTCCGGAACAGAAAGGGCTGGGATTGTTTCCGGGCGCAGTGAAGCGTTTTCCCGCCGGGGTGCGCTGCCCGCACATGGGCTGGAACACGGTCAGGGCGGTCGGGGCTTCCCGTCTGCTGGAAGGGCTGGGCGAGGCGCCGTATTTCTACTTCGCCAACAGCTATTACTGCCCCGCGGGCGCGCACGCGGCAGCGCTGTGCGAGTATGCGGTGGAGTTCTGCGCGCTGCTGGAGAGCGGCAACGTGTTCGGCGTGCAGTTTCATCCCGAGAAGTCCGGTCCGGCGGGGCTGCGCGTGATGAAGAACTTTCTGAGCCTGGCGGGCGCGGGAGAGTAG
- a CDS encoding UPF0721 transmembrane protein: protein MMALAGFLVALAVGLTGVGGGVLMTPVLILGFGMNPAAAVGTALLFVTVVKLLAAPVYVLRRQVDYGAAGLLMLGGLPGAAAGVAVHRWFAHANLRSAVLALVGLTIVALALIQMCRWVRGRSVTESSGRRSWLGWIGLAIGVEVGFSSAGAGALGNLALMNCTRSAPAVVVGTDLLFGLALAAAAGSLHFSAGHVDGEALRQLWLGGIPGALAGAWMATFLPARPFRAALTLLMLGLGSRLLWEGVRSLAR from the coding sequence ATGATGGCGCTGGCGGGATTCCTGGTGGCGCTGGCGGTGGGTCTGACGGGCGTCGGCGGCGGCGTGCTGATGACGCCGGTCCTGATTCTCGGCTTTGGCATGAACCCGGCGGCGGCAGTGGGCACGGCGCTGCTTTTCGTGACGGTGGTGAAGCTGCTGGCGGCGCCGGTGTACGTGCTGCGGCGTCAGGTGGATTACGGTGCGGCTGGATTGTTGATGCTGGGAGGATTGCCGGGAGCGGCAGCCGGCGTGGCCGTGCATCGATGGTTCGCGCACGCCAATCTGCGCAGCGCGGTGCTGGCGCTGGTGGGACTGACGATCGTGGCTCTGGCGCTGATTCAGATGTGCCGGTGGGTGCGCGGCCGCAGCGTGACGGAGAGTAGCGGACGGCGCAGCTGGCTGGGGTGGATCGGGCTGGCGATCGGGGTGGAGGTGGGCTTCTCGTCGGCGGGCGCAGGCGCGCTGGGCAATCTGGCGCTGATGAACTGCACGCGGTCGGCGCCGGCGGTGGTCGTGGGGACGGACCTGCTGTTCGGGCTGGCGCTGGCGGCGGCGGCGGGATCGCTGCATTTCAGCGCGGGTCATGTGGATGGCGAGGCGCTGCGGCAGTTGTGGCTGGGCGGAATTCCCGGGGCGCTCGCGGGAGCCTGGATGGCGACGTTCCTGCCGGCGCGGCCGTTCCGCGCGGCGCTGACGCTGCTGATGCTCGGGCTGGGATCGCGGCTGCTGTGGGAAGGCGTGAGGAGTCTGGCGCGATGA
- a CDS encoding uroporphyrin-III C-methyltransferase → MKQGSTVYLVGAGPGRADLLTLRAAQVLAVADVVLYDRLVSAEVLAMARPGALLVDAGKEHGRQEETQQRILEQLDFYARRYRHVVRLKGGDPCVFGRGAEEWQWLRGRGWEVELVPGVTSALAAPALAGIPPTFRGVARSFAVVTGHACGEQEPDWKALAAVDTLIILMGVARRAQIARALISAGRRPCEPVGFVENATLASERVIVTDLGAVAQERVQVENPAVMVVGEVVRLRERLALAVAQAAELAAARAGWPAPQFEERGSSVV, encoded by the coding sequence ATGAAGCAGGGCTCGACAGTGTATCTGGTGGGCGCAGGACCGGGGCGGGCGGATCTGCTGACGCTGCGCGCGGCGCAGGTGCTGGCAGTGGCGGATGTGGTGCTGTACGACCGGCTGGTTTCGGCCGAGGTGCTGGCGATGGCGCGGCCCGGGGCGCTGCTGGTGGACGCAGGCAAAGAGCACGGGCGGCAGGAGGAGACGCAGCAGAGGATTCTGGAGCAGCTTGATTTCTACGCAAGACGCTACAGGCACGTGGTGCGGCTGAAAGGCGGGGACCCGTGCGTGTTCGGGCGGGGCGCAGAAGAGTGGCAGTGGCTGCGCGGGCGCGGCTGGGAGGTGGAGCTGGTGCCAGGCGTGACTTCGGCGCTGGCGGCACCGGCGCTGGCCGGCATTCCGCCGACGTTCCGCGGCGTGGCGCGGAGTTTTGCCGTGGTGACGGGCCATGCCTGCGGCGAGCAGGAACCGGACTGGAAAGCACTGGCAGCCGTGGACACGCTGATCATCCTGATGGGCGTGGCGCGGCGGGCACAGATTGCGCGGGCGCTGATTTCGGCGGGGCGGAGGCCATGCGAGCCCGTGGGATTTGTAGAGAACGCCACGCTGGCGAGCGAGCGGGTGATTGTCACGGACCTGGGCGCGGTGGCTCAGGAGCGCGTGCAGGTGGAGAACCCGGCCGTGATGGTGGTGGGCGAGGTCGTGCGGCTGCGGGAGCGGCTCGCGCTTGCAGTGGCGCAGGCGGCGGAGCTCGCTGCGGCGCGGGCTGGCTGGCCAGCGCCGCAGTTTGAAGAACGCGGTTCAAGCGTGGTATAG
- the hisB gene encoding imidazoleglycerol-phosphate dehydratase encodes MRTASIERITRETQIRGSLKIEGRGRYDVRTGVRFLDHMLELFAKHGGFDLTLHAEGDLDVDQHHTVEDAGIVLGQLFGKALGDRKGINRAGYFVLPMDETLAVVAVDLGGRPYLVYEDKVRTRLVGDLQAELLEDFFHGFTVHAGANLHAKVLYGRSNHHKVEAVFKCFARAMRYACSKDARLKDQLPSTKGLL; translated from the coding sequence GTGAGAACGGCATCGATCGAGCGGATCACGCGCGAGACGCAGATCCGCGGCTCGCTGAAGATCGAGGGGCGCGGGCGTTACGACGTGCGCACGGGCGTGCGGTTTCTGGACCACATGCTGGAGCTGTTCGCCAAGCACGGCGGGTTCGACCTCACGCTTCATGCTGAGGGGGATCTGGACGTCGATCAGCATCACACGGTGGAAGACGCGGGCATCGTGCTCGGACAACTGTTCGGCAAGGCGCTGGGCGACCGCAAGGGCATCAACCGCGCGGGCTACTTTGTGCTGCCGATGGACGAGACGCTGGCCGTGGTGGCGGTGGATCTGGGCGGGCGGCCGTATCTCGTGTACGAGGACAAGGTGCGGACGCGGCTGGTGGGCGATCTGCAGGCGGAGCTGCTCGAGGACTTCTTCCACGGCTTCACGGTGCACGCCGGGGCGAACCTGCATGCGAAGGTGCTGTACGGGCGCTCGAACCATCACAAGGTGGAAGCCGTGTTCAAGTGTTTTGCGCGCGCCATGCGGTATGCGTGCTCGAAGGACGCACGGCTGAAGGATCAGCTGCCGAGCACGAAGGGGCTGCTATGA
- the hisC gene encoding aminotransferase: MLTPRKAILDMAPYSPPSSGREGKLRLDFNENTLGCSPRVLAALIEKLSQEQLSIYPEYEATRRALSEFFQVPETQFAFTNGTDEAIQVLVHTYVGEGDEVLVLHPSYAMYRFYAEVAGARVREIPYRAGDLAFPVEELIDAVTPATRAVLISNPNNPTGTAIGVGEVVRILEAAPGAAVLIDEAYYDFYGVTALGLIGQYANLFVSRTFSKAHGLAALRAGVLFSRAENVAYLRKSQSPYSVNAVAAIAVRAAVEDREYLANYVKQALEARELLYQGFERRGIRYWRSQGNFVLFEAGPRSIEIRDALRARGVLVRDRSYELAGTVRVTAGTPQQAERFFAALDEVWR; this comes from the coding sequence ATGCTGACGCCGCGCAAAGCGATTCTCGACATGGCGCCTTACTCGCCGCCGAGTTCGGGGCGCGAGGGCAAGCTGCGGCTGGACTTCAACGAAAACACGCTGGGTTGCTCGCCGCGCGTGCTTGCGGCGCTGATTGAGAAGCTCAGCCAGGAGCAGCTTTCGATCTATCCGGAGTATGAAGCCACGCGGCGCGCGCTGAGCGAGTTCTTCCAGGTGCCGGAAACGCAGTTCGCTTTCACGAACGGCACCGATGAAGCGATCCAGGTGCTGGTGCATACTTACGTGGGCGAAGGCGACGAGGTGCTGGTGCTGCACCCGTCCTACGCGATGTACCGTTTCTATGCGGAAGTGGCGGGGGCGCGCGTGCGGGAGATTCCTTACCGCGCGGGCGATCTGGCGTTTCCCGTGGAGGAGCTGATCGATGCGGTCACGCCGGCGACGCGCGCGGTGCTGATTTCGAACCCGAACAATCCGACGGGCACTGCCATCGGCGTCGGCGAGGTTGTGCGGATTCTGGAAGCAGCGCCCGGCGCTGCCGTGCTGATCGATGAAGCGTATTACGATTTCTACGGGGTGACGGCGCTGGGGCTGATCGGGCAATATGCAAACCTGTTCGTCAGCCGGACGTTTTCCAAAGCGCACGGACTGGCGGCGCTGCGCGCGGGCGTGCTGTTTTCGCGGGCGGAGAACGTGGCGTATCTGCGGAAGTCGCAGTCGCCGTATTCGGTGAACGCAGTGGCGGCCATCGCGGTGCGGGCGGCGGTGGAGGACCGCGAGTATCTGGCGAACTATGTGAAGCAGGCACTGGAGGCGAGAGAGTTGCTGTACCAGGGGTTCGAGCGGCGCGGCATCCGCTACTGGCGCTCGCAGGGGAATTTCGTGCTGTTCGAGGCGGGACCGCGTTCGATCGAGATCCGCGATGCGCTGCGGGCGCGCGGCGTGCTGGTGCGCGACCGCTCGTACGAGCTGGCGGGCACGGTGCGAGTCACCGCCGGAACGCCGCAGCAGGCAGAGCGGTTCTTCGCGGCGCTGGACGAGGTGTGGCGATGA